A window of the Labeo rohita strain BAU-BD-2019 chromosome 1, IGBB_LRoh.1.0, whole genome shotgun sequence genome harbors these coding sequences:
- the gpa33a gene encoding glycoprotein A33 (transmembrane), paralog a, whose amino-acid sequence MAGTPGIFGICLLFAGVHVTSGITVNIPDKEYKIARGEIAMIPCTFTPSATITTITWTAEADVPGEPEIEIASFFSLSNKITVYKKYKGRANLDVDLKAGTTKLKLQSATSADTRVYNCKVQDSEDEEGSLSDTAKLVVLVAPSIPICNVVGKAEYFQNIELTCNSAEGTPTPTYKWQSHNVNNIPRPLPPKATDKNGVLSLFNISIDTSGYYVCTSANEIRSVTCNVTLAVMPPSMALSTAATAGIIAVGAGALLLLGIVIFCCCCRRRREKDEEYSMGTPEGGEFTDKDPEGREDHHDEPVKYEEERRVKSADRRDPQDDRSERSYDRRSDYDDRRDQYADRRDDRSDRRERYDRDDRYDDRRDRYDDRRDRYDDRRDQYDDRRDRYDDRRDRYDDRYDSDRYSDRYDSRDRPPSVPPNKPKEPRN is encoded by the exons gagTTCACGTGACTTCAGGCATAACCGTAAACATCCCTGATAAAGAATATAAGATTGCGAGGGGCGAGATTGCGATGATACCCTGCACTTTCACACCGAGTGCAACTATCACAACAATAACTTGGACGGCAGAGGCAGATGTGCCGGGTGAACCGGAG ATTGAGATTGCCAGTTTCTTCAGTCTCAGTAACAAAATTACAGTATACAAGAAATACAAAGGCAGAGCAAACTTGGATGTCGATCTGAAGGCAGGAACAACCAAACTGAAGCTGCAGAGCGCCACCAGCGCCGACACGCGCGTCTACAACTGCAAAGTTCAAGATTCGGAAGATGAGGAGGGCAGCCTGTCTGACACGGCCAAACTCGTTGTCCTGG TGGCTCCATCGATACCCATCTGCAACGTCGTCGGGAAGGCGGAATACTTTCAGAACATCGAACTGACCTGCAACTCGGCGGAGGGAACGCCGACGCCGACCTACAAGTGGCAAAGCCACAACGTCAATAATATCCCTCGACCGCTGCCGCCCAAGGCCACCGACA AAAACGGGGTTTTGTCGCTCTTCAACATTTCCATAGACACGTCCGGCTACTACGTCTGCACATCCGCCAACGAAATCAGATCTGTGACGTGTAACGTGACCCTGGCCGTCATGCCAC CGTCCATGGCCTTGAGCACCGCCGCCACGGCCGGGATCATCGCGGTTGGTGCGGGCGCGTTGCTTCTTTTGGGCATCGTCAtcttctgctgctgctgccgtCGCAGGAGGGAGAAGGATGAGGAGTACTCCATGGG GACTCCCGAAGGAGGAGAATTCACAGACAAGGACCCCGAAGGGAGAGAGGACCATCACGACGAACCCGTGAAATACGAGGAGGAACGCCGCGTGAAAAGCGCAGACAGACGCGATCCGCAAGACGACCGCAGCGAGAGGAGCTACGATCGCCGCAGTGACTACGACGACCGGAGAGATCAATACGCAGACCGGCGGGACGATCGCAGCGACCGGCGGGAGAGGTACGACAGAGACGACCGCTACGACGACCGCCGTGACCGCTACGACGACCGCCGTGACCGTTACGACGACCGCAGAGATCAATACGACGACCGGCGCGACCGCTACGACGACCGCAGAGACCGCTACGATGACCGCTACGACAGCGACCGTTACTCCGACCGCTACGACAGCCGCGACAGACCGCCCAGCGTTCCGCCGAATAAACCCAAAGAACCGAGGAACTGA